One Helianthus annuus cultivar XRQ/B chromosome 7, HanXRQr2.0-SUNRISE, whole genome shotgun sequence genomic region harbors:
- the LOC110869028 gene encoding adenine/guanine permease AZG1, producing the protein MNTKSSTIHYSYFHQIQMETTLPPPPSPLLLTRLNTIVGKSRIGKHFKLNDRNTTFTTELRAGTTTFLTMAYILAVNASILADSGATCSVSDCIPLCSNPNFSTNNCTGPNLHVITPDNSCKFPPVNPGYATCLNSVRKDLIVATVASSLIGCVIMGIFANLPLALAPGMGTNAYFAYTVVGFHGSGNIPYESALAAVFIEGIIFLLISAIGLRAKLAKLVPKPVQISSSAGIGLFLAFIGLQNNEGIGLIGYSPSTLVTLAACPASSRASLAPVLTSPNGTVSLSSGGSVSGNIMCVGNKMQSPTFWLGVVGFVIISYCLVKRVKGAMIYGIVFVTAVSWFRNTQVTVFPNTLEGDTSFNYFKKIIDVHKIRSTAGALNFTSVDKPVFWEALVTFLYVDVLDTTGTLYSMAKFAGFTDEKGEFEGQYSAMMSDAAAITVGSLVGTSPVTVYIESSTGIREGGRTGLTALTVAGYFMLAFFFTPLLASIPAWAVGPALVVVGVLMMRSVVEIDWGDMREAVPAFVTLLLMPLTYSIAYGLIGGIGTFVVLNLWDWVEGLVCKCGIVKGGGGGGDGSVRGNGVVSESSVVEITQSRKVLEV; encoded by the coding sequence ATGAACACCAAATCTTCAACTATCCACTATTCATACTTTCACCAAATCCAAATGGAAACCACCCTTCCGCCACCACCATCGCCGTTGCTGCTAACACGCCTCAACACCATCGTAGGCAAATCCCGCATCGGTAAACACTTCAAACTAAACGACCGCAACACCACCTTCACCACCGAACTCCGCGCGGGCACCACAACCTTCCTCACCATGGCCTACATCTTAGCCGTCAACGCCTCCATCCTTGCTGACTCGGGCGCCACGTGTTCCGTCTCTGACTGCATCCCCCTTTGCTCCAACCCAAATTTCTCCACTAACAATTGCACGGGTCCCAATCTCCACGTCATCACACCCGACAACTCCTGCAAATTCCCACCAGTTAACCCTGGTTACGCCACGTGTCTCAATTCTGTCAGAAAAGACCTTATTGTCGCCACCGTGGCATCCTCTCTCATCGGTTGCGTAATCATGGGTATTTTCGCCAATTTACCATTGGCTTTAGCCCCGGGTATGGGCACCAACGCGTATTTCGCGTACACCGTCGTCGGCTTCCACGGCTCGGGTAATATCCCGTACGAATCCGCGTTAGCCGCGGTTTTCATCGAAGGAATAATATTCCTTTTAATCTCAGCCATTGGATTACGCGCAAAGCTAGCAAAACTAGTCCCAAAGCCGGTCCAAATCTCCTCATCAGCCGGGATCGGCTTGTTTCTAGCCTTTATCGGCTTACAAAACAACGAAGGCATCGGCTTAATCGGCTACAGCCCCTCCACGCTAGTCACATTAGCCGCATGTCCCGCATCCTCACGCGCATCACTCGCGCCCGTACTCACTTCACCAAACGGCACCGTTTCATTATCCTCTGGTGGCTCAGTGTCTGGAAACATAATGTGTGTTGGTAATAAAATGCAAAGCCCCACGTTCTGGCTCGGCGTGGTCGGCTTCGTAATTATATCATATTGTTTGGTTAAAAGAGTAAAAGGAGCAATGATCTACGGTATTGTGTTTGTTACGGCCGTATCTTGGTTCCGTAACACGCAAGTAACCGTGTTTCCAAATACTTTAGAGGGTGACACGTCGTTCAActactttaaaaaaataatagaCGTACATAAAATCCGGTCTACCGCGGGTGCGTTAAACTTTACAAGTGTCGATAAACCGGTATTTTGGGAAGCATTGGTTACTTTCCTATACGTCGACGTTTTAGACACGACGGGAACGTTATATTCAATGGCAAAGTTCGCGGGTTTTACGGACGAAAAAGGCGAATTTGAAGGACAATATTCGGCAATGATGTCGGATGCGGCTGCGATAACGGTCGGGTCATTAGTTGGGACGTCGCCGGTGACGGTGTATATCGAGTCGTCAACGGGGATACGGGAAGGTGGGCGGACGGGGTTAACGGCGTTAACGGTGGCGGGGTATTTTATGTTGGCGTTTTTTTTCACGCCTTTATTGGCGTCGATACCAGCGTGGGCCGTGGGGCCCGCgctggtggtggtgggggtgttGATGATGAGATCGGTGGTGGAGATTGATTGGGGGGATATGCGGGAAGCGGTACCGGCGTTTGTAACGTTGTTGTTAATGCCGTTAACGTATTCTATTGCTTATGGGTTGATTGGTGGGATTGGGACGTTTGTTGTGTTAAATTTGTGGGATTGGGTTGAGGGGTTGGTTTGTAAATGTGGGATAGTTAAAGGGGGTGGGGGCGGGGGTGATGGAAGTGTGAGGGGGAATGGTGTGGTTAGTGAAAGTAGTGTGGTGGAAATTACTCAAAGTAGGAAAGTGCTTGAGGTTTAA